The Haploplasma axanthum region AATATGTTGCAGCAACATTTGAAAGAGTAGCAATAACCATAAATAATAAAACCAAAATAACTTTGAACTTATGAACTTTTAAAACATATTGTAAAAGTCTTCTCATTGTTCCTTTTTTCACTTTTGTATGTGGTGATTTTATTCTATGCATATTCTTACTCCTCCTTCCCACGTTTTTGTGTTATATAAACATCATGATATATTTGATTTTCTTTAAATAAAGTTTCGTGATTACCTATTGCATTAATTCCATTTTCATCTAGTATGATTATATAATCAGCATCTTCAATTGATGATAGTCTTTGTGACACAACTACTTTTGTCATTAATGGTGATTCATTTTTCAACGAATCTCTAATCAATGCATCTGTTTTAGTATCTACGGCACTTGTTGAATCATCTAAAATTAGGATCTTTGGATTACTAATTAACGCTCTAGCTATACATAATCTTTGTCTTTGTCCACCTGAGACATTAACACCACCTTGATCAATCCATGTATCTAATCCATCATGCATTTGTGATACAAACTCATATGCTTGTGATTTTTTAAGTGCATCAATGATTTCTTCATCAGTTGCATCTTCTTTTCCCCATTTAATGTTATCTCTAATAGTTCCACTAAACAAAACATTCTTTTGTAAAACAGTAACAACATTTTCTCTTAGAACATTTAAATCATAATCTCTAACATCATTACCATCTACTAAAACTTTTCCATCTGATACATCATATAGCCTTGAAATCAATTGAACTAAACTTGTTTTACCAGTCCCAGTCCCACCAAAGATTCCAACAAATGCACCACTTGGAATACTAAAGTTAATATTTTTCAAAATATCTTTTTCATCATTACTATTATATTTAAAATCAACATTTATAAATTCAAATGCACCACTTTTAATTTCTTTAATTGGATTTTTACTTTCTTTAATAGATGGTACTTCGTTCAATACTTCTGTAATACGTTCTACAGATGCACGTGAAATTACTAACATTAAAAATACTTGTGATAACATCATTAAACTAACTAAAACTTGCATAACATAAATTATTATATTTGAAAATGCTCCATCAGTTAATGTATTATTAACCATTGCTTTTGCACCAAACCAAGATATTAATACAAAACAAACTGCAATCGAAAACTGCATAAGTGGGTTATTAAAAATAATCCATTTTTCAGCTCTTTTTGAATTTTCAGATACATCTCTACTTATCTCTTCAAACTCTTTATTTTCATATTCTTCACGAACATATGATTTAATTGTTCTAATACCCGCTAAATCTTCTTGAACCTTTAAATTTAAGTTATCTACTTTCTTAAACATTTTCATAAAATGTTTGTGGGCACGTGACATAATAAACCATAAACCAAATCCAAGAATCGGAATAATTGTTACGAATACTAATGCGATT contains the following coding sequences:
- a CDS encoding ABC transporter ATP-binding protein; the protein is MKQIFKYLNTCKKETILTPIFVLLEVIFEILIPILMGKMIDDGIKLGDITLVYRYGALMIVFAFLSLVFGVLATKTASTAASQLARNLRKAQYEKIQTYSFENIDHFQTSSLITRMTMDVNMVQQAFQMNIRIAFRAPMLLVFSIVSAAFVGGKIALVFVTIIPILGFGLWFIMSRAHKHFMKMFKKVDNLNLKVQEDLAGIRTIKSYVREEYENKEFEEISRDVSENSKRAEKWIIFNNPLMQFSIAVCFVLISWFGAKAMVNNTLTDGAFSNIIIYVMQVLVSLMMLSQVFLMLVISRASVERITEVLNEVPSIKESKNPIKEIKSGAFEFINVDFKYNSNDEKDILKNINFSIPSGAFVGIFGGTGTGKTSLVQLISRLYDVSDGKVLVDGNDVRDYDLNVLRENVVTVLQKNVLFSGTIRDNIKWGKEDATDEEIIDALKKSQAYEFVSQMHDGLDTWIDQGGVNVSGGQRQRLCIARALISNPKILILDDSTSAVDTKTDALIRDSLKNESPLMTKVVVSQRLSSIEDADYIIILDENGINAIGNHETLFKENQIYHDVYITQKRGKEE